GGACGTGATGCGCGCATCGGGCGGCGCAGACTGACGCATCTGCGCGACGCTGCGCTCGTGGTCGCGTCCGGCGGCGACGAGCGGCGTGTCGCGCAGGTCGGTCCACCGCACGCGCTTGCGCCGCGCAAGCGCGTGTTGCGGCGCGCACCACAGCACCCACGGGCTATCGAACGCGGGCGTACCGGCCACATGCGCGCCCGTTGCGCGATTCGGACCGATGGCAATGTCGAGATCGCCGTTGGCAACATGATCGATGAGTGCATCGACGGGGGTATCGACCACGCGCACTACGACCTTCGGCCGCGAGGCGGCGTATTCGCGAATCGCAGCGGGCAGCGCCATGCTGGCCAGCACCAGCGGCGCACCGACGCGCACGATGCCCGCGGCGCGGTTGCGCAGGTCGTCGGCCGTTTTCTCAGCGGCTTGCACGTAACGCAGCACCGACTCGGCAGACGCCAGAAAATCGCGTCCGGCGCTGGAAAGGGCGACGCGCCGCGTAGTGCGGTCGAAGATGCGAAAGCCGAGCACCGACTCCAGCTCGGCGACCAACTGACTGATGGCGGACGATGTGAGTCCCAGGCGATTGCCCGCCTCGGCAAAGCTGTGCAATTCGGCGATGGCTACCAGTGCTTCGAACTGGCGCAGCGTGACGCGGGTCAGGGGCATGGCGTTTCGATTATCAAGTTTCGCTTACGAATGGACCAGAATCGATTGATTGTTCCGCAAAGGGACGTCGCCCACAATCGATTTTCAAAATTCCCCCGTGAACCGAAGATCGAGACGGAGCGAGCCTCATGTTTTCCCACGTCGACGCCTACCCTGGCGACCCCATCCTCAGCCTGAACGAAGCCTTCGGTCAGGATCCCCGCCAGCACAAGGTCAACCTGTCCATCGGCATCTACTTCGACGACGACGGTCGTCTGCCGGTCATGCAGGCCGTGCGCGACGCCGAGTCGGCTGTCCTCGCCGACATCGGTCCACGTCCCTATCTCCCGATGGCGGGCACCCCGGCGTACCGCGACGCAGTGCAAGCCCTTGTCTTTGGCGAGCAGAACGCCGCGCGGCGCGAGCAGCGCATCGCCACCTTGCAGACACTGGGCGGCGGCGGCGCATTGCGTGTCGGGGCCGATTTCCTGAAACGCTACTTCCCCGAGAGCACCCTCTGGATCAGCGATCCGAGCTGGGACAACCATCGCGTGGTGTTCGAGAGCGCCGGATTCCAGGTGAAGTCCTACCCCTATTACGACGACGCCACCGGTGGCCTACGCTTCGACGCCATGATGGACAAGCTGTCCTCGCTGCCGCCGCAGAGCATCGTGCTGTTGCACGCGTGCTGTCACAACCCGACCGGCGTCGACCTCTCGCAGGCGCAGTGGGAAGCGCTCGTGCCGGTGCTGCGCGAGCGCGGGCTGATTGCGTTCGTCGACATGGCGTATCAGGGGTTCGGCGACGGACTCGACGCGGACGCCTTCGCAGTTCGCGCGCTGACCGACGCAGGTGTGCCGACGGTCGTCGCCAACTCCTTCTCGAAGAACTTCTCGCTGTATGGAGAGCGCTGCGGCGCGTTGTCGGTGGTTTGCGCCACAGCGGACGAAGCGTCGCGCGTGTTCGGCCAGCTGATGGGCACCGTGCGTGCGAATTACAGCAATCCGCCGACGCACGGTGCGCGGCTCGTGGCAGAAGTGCTGACGACGCCATCGCTGCGCAGCGCGTGGCAGACCGAACTCGACGGCATGCGCACGCGCATTGCATCGATGCGCAAGCAGATCCATGCACGCCTGGAACCCCATGTGAGCGGCGAAAAGCTGTCGCGCTACATCGCGCAGCGCGGCATGTTCACGTACACGGGCCTGTCGGCCGCGCAGGCGGACACGCTGCGCGAGACGCACGGTGTCTATGTGCTGCGCTCGGGACGCATGTGCGTTGCGGGCCTGAACAACCGCAACGTCGACACTGTGGCGCACGCCATCGCACAGGTGCTCACGCAGCGCTGACCGGGCATGACCGGCATTAACGCGGCGCGCATGCTCGCCGCACAACGCTAGACGAGCATGCGCAACATATAAGACAACGACTGGAGACTTCATGAACACTGCAACGGCTGCCGGTGCCCACATTCGCGGGCATTCGACTTCACACACCTGGCGCGCGGTGATATCGGCGTCCATCGGTAACGCGCTGGAATGGTTCGATCTGGTCGTGTACGGCTTCTTCGCCGTCACGATCTCGAAGCTGTTCTTCCCCACGCACGACGACACGACCTCGCTACTGCTCACGCTCGGCACGTTCGGCGTGTCGTTCTTCATGCGACCACTGGGCGCAATTGTGATCGGCGTCTATGCAGATCGACGGGGGCGTCGTGAAGCGCTGACGCTCACGATTTTGCTGATGATGGCGGGCACAGCGATCATCGCTTTCATGCCGACGTACGAGACCATCGGTTTGCTCGCACCGGCCGGCATCGTGCTGGCACGCATGATTCAGGGCTTTTCGGCGGGCGGTGAGTTCGGCAGTGCCACTGCGTTCCTTGCCGAACACGCACCACAACGGCGCGGCTTCTTCGCGAGCTTTCAGGTCGCGAGTCAGGGGCTGACGACGCTACTGGCAGCGGGCTTCGGTGCGGTGCTCACGAGCACGTTGACCCCGGATCAGATGATGAGCTGGGGCTGGCGCGTGCCGTTCCTGTTCGGCTTGCTGATCGGCCCGGTGGCGTATTACATCCGCCGTCACGTGAGCGAGACGCCGGAGTTTCTGGAATCCGAACCGACGCAAACGCCGCTGCGCGACACGTTGAGTCATCAGAAGATGCGTTTGTTGCTGGCGGTCGGCGCGGTCGTCGTTGCCACTGTCTCGACGTATCTGGTGCTGTACATGCCGACGTATGCCATCAAGCAACTGGGCCTGCCTGCGTCGGTGGCATTCGCAGCGACGGTCGCAACGGGGATCGTGCAGATGTTCCTCTCGCCGGTCGTAGGCGCGTGGTCGGATCGTGTGGGACGCGCCAAACCGATGATGATTGCCGCCGCGCTTCTGCTCGTGACGATCTGGCCGATGTTCTGGTTGCTGTCGACGCACCCGAGCTTCGGCGTGATGCTAGCATTGCAGACGGTGTTGGGCGTGTTGATGACGATGTACTTCGCGCCGCTCCCGGCGCTGGCTTCGGAGATCTTCCCGGTGAAGACGCGCACGACGGGCCTGTCGCTGTCGTACAACCTGTCGGTGACGTTCTTCGGCGGCTTCGCCCCGTTCATTCTGACCTGGCTGATCACCGCGACGGGCAGCAAACTCGCTCCGAGCTTCTACATGATGGCCGCTGCCGCTGTGGGACTGATGGCGCTGAGCCAGGTGTACCGGCACACGGGTGTGCGCTGATCGGCGCGCGTCATCCGAATCCATAAGAGAAAAGGGGCACCGCGGTGCCCCTTCTTCTTTATGCCCTGCCAGCGACGAACGACTTACTGCGGATACAACCCATGCACCCGACCGAACAATCGGGTCAGGCCCAGCAGCGCATCGATGTTCGGCGTCGGCACGCCGACCCGCTGACCGATCTCGCGCACAACGCTCACCAGCGCGTCGAGTTCGATGGGACGGTTCGCTTCCACGTCCTGCAGCATCGACGTCTTGAACGCCCCCAGCTTTGCCGTCACCTGATGCCGGTCTTCCGGCGACTGGTCGATGGCGCATCCGATCTTCGCGCCGATGGCCGCGGCCTCGCGCATCGCCGCCGAGCAGAAATCGCGCACCAGCGGGTCGTCGAGCAACCGGTCGATGGTTGCGCCCGTGATCGCCGACACCGGGTTCATCGTGAGATTGCCCCAGAGCTTGTACCAGATATCCAGACGCACGTTCTCCGACGCCTTCGCCTCGAACCCCGCACGCTCAAGCAACGCCGCCAGACGCTGCACGCGCTCGCTCGCACCGCCTCCCGGCTCGCCGATGATCAGCCCACGGCCCATCTTGTGATCGACCAGCCCCGGCTCCGGCGTCGAAGCACTCGCGTGCACCACGCAACCGATCACGTTC
This window of the Pandoraea sputorum genome carries:
- a CDS encoding LysR family transcriptional regulator, with translation MPLTRVTLRQFEALVAIAELHSFAEAGNRLGLTSSAISQLVAELESVLGFRIFDRTTRRVALSSAGRDFLASAESVLRYVQAAEKTADDLRNRAAGIVRVGAPLVLASMALPAAIREYAASRPKVVVRVVDTPVDALIDHVANGDLDIAIGPNRATGAHVAGTPAFDSPWVLWCAPQHALARRKRVRWTDLRDTPLVAAGRDHERSVAQMRQSAPPDARITSIDVVDNVTTALGVASQGLAATLTPGYVAALAHPFGLLMRRVVSPETIRQVCVYQPLSRTPSPAAEGFAQFLLEWLPKWNARIMETAKT
- a CDS encoding amino acid aminotransferase, producing the protein MFSHVDAYPGDPILSLNEAFGQDPRQHKVNLSIGIYFDDDGRLPVMQAVRDAESAVLADIGPRPYLPMAGTPAYRDAVQALVFGEQNAARREQRIATLQTLGGGGALRVGADFLKRYFPESTLWISDPSWDNHRVVFESAGFQVKSYPYYDDATGGLRFDAMMDKLSSLPPQSIVLLHACCHNPTGVDLSQAQWEALVPVLRERGLIAFVDMAYQGFGDGLDADAFAVRALTDAGVPTVVANSFSKNFSLYGERCGALSVVCATADEASRVFGQLMGTVRANYSNPPTHGARLVAEVLTTPSLRSAWQTELDGMRTRIASMRKQIHARLEPHVSGEKLSRYIAQRGMFTYTGLSAAQADTLRETHGVYVLRSGRMCVAGLNNRNVDTVAHAIAQVLTQR
- a CDS encoding MFS transporter; this encodes MNTATAAGAHIRGHSTSHTWRAVISASIGNALEWFDLVVYGFFAVTISKLFFPTHDDTTSLLLTLGTFGVSFFMRPLGAIVIGVYADRRGRREALTLTILLMMAGTAIIAFMPTYETIGLLAPAGIVLARMIQGFSAGGEFGSATAFLAEHAPQRRGFFASFQVASQGLTTLLAAGFGAVLTSTLTPDQMMSWGWRVPFLFGLLIGPVAYYIRRHVSETPEFLESEPTQTPLRDTLSHQKMRLLLAVGAVVVATVSTYLVLYMPTYAIKQLGLPASVAFAATVATGIVQMFLSPVVGAWSDRVGRAKPMMIAAALLLVTIWPMFWLLSTHPSFGVMLALQTVLGVLMTMYFAPLPALASEIFPVKTRTTGLSLSYNLSVTFFGGFAPFILTWLITATGSKLAPSFYMMAAAAVGLMALSQVYRHTGVR
- a CDS encoding 2-dehydropantoate 2-reductase — translated: MKVTIIGAGAIGGLIGQRLAATGEAQVSALARGATLAALRERGWRVRQGETLATGPVAAAHPLEDAAKLGEQDLVVIAVKGPALAQVAASVVPLLGPQTLVLPAMNGVPWWFCQGVPGFGDGTLTSIDPAGAIGAAIPLANVIGCVVHASASTPEPGLVDHKMGRGLIIGEPGGGASERVQRLAALLERAGFEAKASENVRLDIWYKLWGNLTMNPVSAITGATIDRLLDDPLVRDFCSAAMREAAAIGAKIGCAIDQSPEDRHQVTAKLGAFKTSMLQDVEANRPIELDALVSVVREIGQRVGVPTPNIDALLGLTRLFGRVHGLYPQ